The Drosophila suzukii chromosome X, CBGP_Dsuzu_IsoJpt1.0, whole genome shotgun sequence DNA window TGTTGAACCAACTAATGACATTTGAAAACGAACAAAAAGAGAAGATGGTGGGAAGTTGGTACGAGACAAAACACACTGCGATGGTCTGAACTTAGCCTAATGGGTTTTTGGTTTAGCTGGTGGGCTACTGCAATGCCTGTTCCTGTTCCAAGAACTCATCCTCGCTCTCCTCGCCCTCCGACTCGCGAGCGGCCAGTCGATTGCGAAACTGGGAATTCGGCAGTGGTATATTAACTCGGTGGCGCGAACGATTGAGCAAACTGCGCCCCGCCGATGGACGATAGTACATGCTGCACTGCAGGAACTCCTCGGGATCCTCTTGCGGTGACGCCTCCATGGATTCCTCAATGGCCCGCGAGTAATCCTCGATCTCCTCGTCGTCCAGATGCGGTGCTCCATTGGCAAACGAGGCGAAACGCATAGGATTGCGTAGGTTGCTGATCACTGTCCACTGCTTGCACTCCGGACTATTGACGAATTTCCTTAGTTCTGATAGGGATTTCGAGGTCTCGATGGCCGTCTGCTGTTGATACTCTTCCTGGGTGAGCAGTCGTCGCTTAGGCGGAAAGCGGCGGCGGTACATCATCTTGGCGTAACGCACCCACGAAGGGGGGAAGTAGTGGGCCACAAAGGCCACCACCATTATGAAGATCAAAGCGCTCGTGTGCCAACTGCTGAAGTAAACCAGGACACCGCCCATCGCTTGCAGCACCCACATGATGATGTTCTGGGAGCGGGGATTCTTGGGCGGACCAATGCGATAGCAAATCTGGTGGGATGGATACCAAAAGGGATTAATTAGTTATGCTACTGTTAATCTATACAGTCAGGTCGAATTCCCTCTGAAGAGACTTCAAAACCCATCAAATACGCACCAGGAACGAGATCAGTCCGGTGACCACCAGGTACCACACCACATGGTCGCGGTAGGTGAGCAGAATCAGTCGCAGGTTGTCCGCCAGCTGCTTGAGAACATAGAATCCAATGGTCCAACCGCCGATCAGGACGCCATACATCATGGGACGGCGAGGGAAGAGCTTGGCGGCCAAATAGATGACCACCAACAGGGAAGCGCAGATGCCAACGACAACGCCGGCAAGGTAGTAGAATGCACTGTTCTTGGCCAGCCGACGGGCGCTCCAGAAGGCCAGCAGGCCGACTGAGAACTGGACGAAGCGCCACAGATCCAACTGGATGGTGTTCAGGATGACACTGTACGGCTGCCTGGAAGAGATCCCAATGCACTGCTGCTCAAAGGGCGAAAGCTGGATGCGCTGACGCTTCTGGGAGAACAGGGTGATGCTGAACAGCGACCGCTGCTCGTTGTAGTGCTCCAAGACCTCCGCCGGCGATTTGCCGCCGTACTGGGCATAATCCTCGCTGCCGATCGCCAGAAGGAACTCCACTGTCTCGAAAAGATTAAGCACGGAGTAGCGCTTGCCTGGGTAGCAGTAGGTGCGCAGGGTCTTCGATCCGTAGGCGTTCTCCGTGACATTTATGGTGGTGCCGGGCGTCAGGAAAGCAGTGTCCGCGTCCAGGGAAGCCCGCGATGCCGCCGAGCAAACCGCGGCCACGGCCAGCAGACAGAGTCCCGCCCACTGCATTCTAACTGGTTCTAGGGTGAGCGTCAATTATCAGCAAGAGTATTTCGTTAAATCTTGAAAAAACAACTCACCTTTtatttgaagattttatttgttttgtgaAACAATATTAGCTGCCGGTTGGAGATGGGCATTCTACTATCGCATAAAGTATCGGGTAAAGTATCTTGAGTATCGGCAAGTCGCCCGCCTCTACTTCGTGAGGGAATTCAAATTCGGAAAACTCACTGCCAGGAGGGTGTATCGGCTATTAGGAGGGTCTGAAAGGTTGGTGTACTAACTATAATGGTGAGTTACTAAAGAGGTTAATGTACTAAATACTATGGTGAGTTACTAAAAGATTACTGTACTCGTTACAATGGTGAGTTAATAAAGGGTTAGTGTACCAACTACCGTGGTGAATTACTATCCAAGTTACAAATAGTGTCTCCGCTACGCCATTGTGGTGTTTCGTCTGTCCGCAGGGTTTAAAAGGTAGGTGTACTAACTACTATGGTGAATTGCTAGCAAAGGTGTACAACTGTCGTGGTGAACTACTAGCACATTCATCAACCATGGATTAGAGTTCCCCTTACCAAAGTTCTCCACCGGGCAGCTAAACTTGTGCGGTGGCATTATTTAGGATTTAAAAGACACTGAGTCCGATTTAATAAGGCGGTGAATTCGGTTGACTTTGATTTGCCACTCCGTTAATTGGAGCCAATTTGCAAGCAAACATTGTTAAATGTTTAACCACATTGGAGCAGTGCGAAATTGGCCAGCTCTGATAACGGTATCGCGAAGCAAACAGCGAACGGCGCGTTTAAATCAAAACTAAAACGTGTTCACAACTACCAGTGCAGCTGAGTgtgagagagagcgagagctTGAAAGTACGAGGAACTGTAAGTGTGATTGTAATTGTAAGGTGCGTGCGAAAGGATACAGATTGAATTGAATGTGCGAATGCAAGTGCGCCTTAGAAAATAATATCCTAATGAACCATCTGAACTTCAGCTTTAAGcaattgttattgttattcgCGCACACGCTGGCAAACCGGTTTCCGATTGGAACCACCAAACTGAACTTCACACGTGCttacgcacacacacacactcgccgAGTCGCTCTTCTTTTATCTGTGTAAACAAACGTGAATcgcaataacaacaaattaAGCCACTTGATAAGCGCCGTCCATTCCCAATCAGAATCGTATTGTACCCCGCGCAACATGTTGCCAGACGGGCATATTCAAACGTACACACATAAAACTACTAACCAACGCACGATTTCTTATTGGTTTTGTTAAATACTTTTGCTTATGTAAATGCCGGCaaactgtgtgtgtgtgtgtgtgaaaaACACATGTTGCTTTTACGGCGTATTTGATATCTTGGTACCCTGGAATTGTAAAATCATAAAGTATATTCGGTATCtgtaaagtatatattttattgtgaagtttttaaatttaaatttaatttaatggtAAGATTTTCATTTTACGATTTGCTTCAAATTATGGAATCCTAAAATTCTTGCTACTATATAGTACATTTTTTCTAGTTTAGATACCTCAAGTCTCTTGTAAAAATCGAAGTTTTGAAGTCTAGTAAAACTTAACAAAACAATCGTGCCTTGTTTTATATATCATTTTTTCTGGTTTCTTTATTGccatttttgaaaataatttacCGATCAACTTTAGAAATCAATGGTGTGTCCCAATTTTTGGTATGTTAACTGCTATTTTTTGTTGCTTGCCAACAATACCCGTCTATTTTCAGGCCTATACTCATTAATTAAAGTCGTCGATGAGTATATCGCTATCAGGTTTCGGTCTTCATATTTTGTTTACTCCCTTCCTTTCAAGTGATATGATGCCTCTTTGATAATcaatttttcttgtttatgtTTTCACATTAAATACGATAACGAAAAGTATGTATGTGGATATCtcttactttttttttaaatattcctcttggtaacaaaaatattttaattggcgttgaacattttcaacttctTATTGTCTTTGCAGTGAcattaaaactttaaatgattaaatttgtaaatattagaatttgtaaattaaaatgtcaATTTTCCCTACTACTTTTATATACGAAGATTCATTGTTCTAAactaaaatgttaaatttttactttttttctttttttattaattgtttTGATAATTGTTTGATAAAATAAGCTGAAATATGTGTTATCATGTCTTGAAGTTATGTTTTGGTGACCCCACTTTCCAATTGAGGAAACATAGTGAAACATAGTGAAACATAGTGACCCAATGATCGCTAACCCCTCTTATTTACTCTCTGATCTTCCCCAGCAACCCATCCAAGATGCCCGCTGCGAACTGTTTCCTGGCGCTGGAGGATGGCACCGTGATGCCGGGCTACTCCTTTGGCCACGTTCCCAAGGACACGTCCGGAGGAGGCGTCGGTGGCGAGGTGGTCTTCCAAACGGGCATGGTCGGCTACACGGAGGCGCTGACGGATCGCTCGTACAGCGGCCAGATCCTGGTCCTGACCTACCCTCTGATCGGCAACTATGGAGTTCCGGCTCCGGACGAGGACGAGCACGGATTGCCGCTGCACTTTGAGTGGATGAAGGGCGTCGTCCAGGCCACCGCCTTGGTGGTCGGCGAGGTGGCCGATGCGGCCTGGCATTGGCGCAAGTGGAAGACTCTGCCCGAGTGGCTGAAGCAGCACAAGGTGCCCGGAATCAGTGGCATCGATACCCGTGCCCTGACCAAAAAGCTCAGGGAACAGGGCAGCATGCTGGGCAGGATTGTGTACGAGAAGCCGCCGGTTGAAGGGTTGGAGAAGTCCAGTTTCATCGACCCGAACACCAGGAACTTGGCCTTGGAGTGCAGCGTGAAGGAGCGACGAGTGTATGGGGATCCCAAGGGCAAGGGACCGCGGATAGCCATCCTGGACTGCGGCCTAAAGCTCAACCAGCTGCGCTGCCTGCTGCAGCGAGGCGCCTCGGTGACCCTGCTGCCCTGGAGCGCCCGCCTCGAGGAGGAGCAGTTCGACGCCCTCTTCCTGTCCAAcggtcccggtgacccggagagctgcgacgcgatcgtccaaCAGGTGGGTCAAAGTGGGATTGGCTTGGGAGCCCGTGTAGTTCTAAATCAATAGAAACAGGAAATAGGACGTTCCGCTCGTTTACATTATAATATTCTAATTGTTAAGTGCTGTGTCTTAAactaaattcttttttttcaaattttaagCATAACTTGGGAACTTTCTagaacttttaaaataaaatatttttttttttatttactagTAGGAATAGAAGTTCCTTGATACTTTTAGTAATATACATTTGATTagattaaattataaaatattgtttgtGAAACTTAAActcttttttaaaattttttttttagctatATGCTTAAGAAGTGATATACCTTATAACCAACCAAAGTACAAACCCCttattaaatcaaatttatCCTCCATTTTAAAGGTGCGCAAAGTGATCGAAGAGGGTCAAAAGCCCGTGTTCGGCATCTGTCTGGGTCACCAGCTGCTGGCGAAGGCCATCGGCTGCTCCACGTACAAGATGAAGTACGGCAATCGGGGTCACAACCTGCCCTGCCTGCACCGCGGAACCGGGCGCTGCCTGATGACCTCACAGAACCACGGATATGCCGTCGATCTGGAGCAGTTGCCCGCCGGCTGGTCGGAGCTGTTCGTGAATGCCAACGATGGCACCAACGAGGGCATAGTGCATGCTACCAAGCCCTACTTTTCGGTCCAGTTTCATCCGGAGCATCATGCCGGGCCGCAGGATACGGAGTTCCTGTTCGACGTCTTCCTTGAGAGCATCAGCCAAAAGGACGTGACCATTCCCCAGCTGATCGAGCAGCGATTGCGTCCCAGCAGGATTGCCGAAGATCCAGCTCCGGCAAAGCCGCGCAAGGTCCTGATCCTCGGCTCCGGCGGTCTGTCCATTGGTCAGGCCGGCGAGTTCGACTACTCCGGTTCGCAGGCCATCAAGGCCATGCGGGAGTCGAACATCCAGACGGTGCTGATCAACCCAAACATTGCCACCGTCCAGACCTCCAAGGGAATGGCCGACAAGTGCTACTTCCTGCCCCTCACTCCGCACTACGTGGAGCAGGTGATCAAGTCGGAGCGACCGAATGGAGTGCTCCTTACCTTTGGTGGCCAGACGGCGCTCAATTGCGGTGTGGAACTGGAGCGGGCTGGTGTCTTCGCCAAGTACAATGTGCGCATCCTGGGCACGCCCATCCAGTCGATCATCGAGACGGAAGATCGCAAGCTCTTCGCCGACCGGGTGAATGAGATTGGTGAACAGGTGGCCCCATCGGAGGCGGTATACTCGGTGGCGGAGGCCCTGGATGCGGCCAGTCGACTGGGCTATCCAGTAATGGCTCGGGCCGCCTTCTCCCTGGGCGGACTGGGCTCCGGCTTTGCCAACAACGAGCAGGAGCTCCAGAGCTTGGCCCAACAGGCTCTGGCCCACTCCAGCCAACTGATCGTGGACAAATCCCTCAAGGGCTGGAAGGAGGTGGAGTACGAGGTGGTGCGCGATGCTTATGACAACTGCATCACCGTGTGCAACATGGAGAACTTTGATCCGCTGGGCATCCACACCGGCGAGAGCATAGTGGTGGCTCCATCGCAGACCCTCTCGGATCGCGAGTACCAAATGCTTCGGAGCACTGCCTTGAAGGTGATCCGTCACTTTGGCGTCGTGGGTGAGTGCAATATCCAGTACGCCCTGTGTCCCCACTCGGAGCAGTACTACATCATTGAGGTGAATGCCCGACTGTCGCGGAGCTCCGCTTTGGCCAGCAAGGCCACCGGCTATCCACTGGCCTATGTGGCCGCCAAGCTGGCCTTGGGACTGCCCCTGCCGGAGATTAAGAACTCGGTGACGGGCAACACGACGGCCTGCTTCGAGCCCTCATTGGATTACTGTGTGGTGAAGATTCCGCGCTGGGATCTGGCCAAGTTCGTGCGGGTCAGCAAGCACATTGGAAGCTCCATGAAGAGCGTGGGCGAAGTGATGTCCATTGGGCGCAACTTTGAGGAGGCCTTCCAGAAGGCCCTACGCATGGTGGACGGCGATGTGCTGGGCTTCGATCCCGACGTGGTCACCCTCGACCAGGATCAGCTGGCCGAGCAGCTCACGGAGCCGACGGACCGACGTCCCTTCGTCCTGGCCGCTGCCCTCCAGTCGGGCATGGACATTCAGGAACTGCACGATTTAACCAAGATCGATTGTTGGTTCCTGGACAAGCTGCAGAGGATCAACACTCTGCAGGCCCTGCTCACCCAGACGGGCAGTCGCACGGATGCCGATCTGCTGCTGCAGGCCAAGCGATATGGCTTCTCGGACAAGCAGATAGCCAAGGCCACCAAGAGCACTGAATTGGCTGTGCGCCACCAGCGCCAGGAGTTCGGCATCCGGCCGCATGTCAAGCAGATCGACACGGTGGCCGGCGAGTGGCCAGCCAGTACGAACTACCTGTACAACACCTACAATGGCAGCGAGCACGACGTGGACTTCCCCGGCGGACACACCATTGtggtgggctcgggcgtctatCGGATCGGATCCTCCGTGGAGTTTGACTGGTGCGCCGTCGGTTGTCTTCGGGAACTGAGGAAGCTGCAGCGACCCACCATCATGATCAACTACAATCCGGAAACGGTGTCCACCGACTACGACATGTGCGATCGTCTGTACTTCGAGGAGATCAGCTTTGAGGTGGTCATGGACATTTACGAGATGGAGAACAGCGAGGGCATCATCCTGTCCATGGGCGGCCAGTTGCCCAACAACATAGCCATGGATCTGCATCGTCAGCAGGCCAAGGTGCTGGGCACCTCGCCGGAGTCGATTGACTGCGCGGAGAACCGATTCAAATTCTCGCGCATGCTGGACAGGAAGGGCATCCTGCAGCCGCGCTGGAAGGAGCTGACCAACCTCCAGTCGGCCATTGACTTTTGCGAGGAAGTGGGCTATCCCTGCCTGGTGCGGCCATCCTATGTGCTCTCCGGGGCGGCCATGAATGTGGCCTACTCGAATCAGGATCTGGAGACGTACCTCAATGCCGCCTCCGAGGTGAGTCGCGAACACCCGGTGGTCATCTCCAAGTTTCTCACAGAGGCCAAGGAGATCGATGTGGATGCAGTGGCGGCCGATGGCCGGATCCTTTGCATGGCCGTGTCGGAGCATGTGGAGAATGCCGGAGTGCATTCCGGGGATGCCACGCTGGTCACGCCGCCGCAGGATTTGAATGCCGAGACCCTGGAGGCCATTAAGCGGATCACCTGCGATCTGGCCAGCGTACTGGACGTTACGGGACCCTTCAACATGCAGCTCATTGCCAAGAACAACGAGCTGAAGGTCATCGAGTGCAATGTCCGCGTTTCCAGATCCTTCCCCTTCGTCTCAAAGACGCTGGACCATGACTTTGTGGCCACCGCGACGAGGGCCATCGTTGGACTCGATGTGGAGCCCCTGGACGTGCTCCACGGCGTCGGCAAGGTGGGCGTCAAGGTGCCCCAGTTCAGCTTCTCCCGGCTGGCGGGAGCCGATGTCCAGCTGGGCGTCGAGATGGCCTCCACCGGTGAGGTGGCCTGCTTCGGGGACAACCGCTACGAGGCGTATCTCAAGGCCATGATGTCTACGGGCTTCCAGATACCCAAGAACGCCGTGCTCCTCTCCATCGGCAGCTTCAAGGTTTGTTGCCCCTTGAATATCCAGGTTTACTTCTTTATATCTGACTATCTTCCTTTGGAATCGTTCTTCTGCAGCACAAAATGGAGCTCCTGCCCTCCATCCGGGATCTGGCCAAGATGGGCTACAAACTGTACGCTTCCATGGGTACCGGTGACTTTTATGCAGAACACGGAGTTGATGTGAGTACAAAAGGGAACATAAAACTATGGGTAGTCTAATAGACATACATTGTCTATGATCTCTGGGTTATTATAAGGTCCTTTGCACTTACTTTTATTGAGGGGAAACCTCGTTTATAATAATCAGTAATAGGTTTACAACGCAGTGAATACGacatttccgaccccataaagtgtatttattctTGATTAGCCATGAGacccgagtcgatctagaAATGTCTttctgtccgtttctacgaAAACTGAGAGACTCAGTATTAACTATGCCGAAAAAACTTCCCCAAAAATCTTATTTCTTACGGACCGTATCGAACAACTATGTCCTATTGCTTCCAAATGATGAAAATGGTCGCAAATATAATAGGAAACAATTTAGCTTCTATGTTTTTGATCGTATTCACTTCTTCTTTGGTGTATATCacttttttaacattttagaATGACGaatttaattgttttataatcggacgactgtatcatataACTGTCCTAGGAATTATGGTTTAAGCAGCATAAAACATCGGTTAACAGAAGTTAGCATCCAGCTTAGGATTCTGACTTAAAACAGTTTTGAACAGTGAACTGTGAATAGTTAAACAGTTTATTTCGTTCAAATAGATTAGATATTTTCAGCTACAACTTAAGGAATCTTTCTTCCTActaaaatataaacatttgAATTAGATTTTAAGTGATTGTTGTTTCCTTATTATGTTCGTAGAATTGTAATTAGACTTTGCTGAAGATGTTTATCAACAAAGTTGAGTGGttcttatatttattttccctGACTTGGCTAACCTTTGAGtagtttaaatatttattttccaatATTTACTCACCATGACTTAGTTTATGCTTAGTAAATAAATCCAAGAACATCATGTTTATAGGAAAATTATATTAGGTTATTACaagtacatatatattatataatggTCTAAGATTAGAAGGTATTATGAAAGGTTTTTATGGTGACCTATAACTGTAAAATCCCAATCGTATCTCTGGCCGTTCTTATCACACCTCTGGTTTATCTATATCAGTATATATATGACTAATCGATAGAGGGCTTAGGCTATATGGTATTCCTTTCAGTTCAAGGCGCCCTTGAGCTTCTGCGTGTTGCGCTTGAGGATCTCCTTGAGTTCCTCCCGTTTGGCCTCCGAAGGGGCTACCTTTTGGACCAGCTGCTCCGTCTTGGTGCTCAGCGTTTGCAGTTTATCCGTGTCCAGATTTAGTCTTTGGAGGATTCCGTTCAGCGAGAGGAGGGTTTCTTCCTTGGGCGTTTCTCCCGATTCTGATTTCGATTCCGTATCCTTTTCTATTTGGGGTTCTACAGAATCCTCTTTAGAATCCACTTTAGTATCCTCTTTAAAATCCACACCTTGGTTCTTAGTCTCCCCTATGCGGCTCCTTATCTTCTTCAGCAATGTGCTTCTAATGTCCTCCTCCTGCAGGATTTCTATGGCCTCCGCCTCCTCTGGGTGATGCCCTCTTAAAATCCCATTCAGCTTGTGCTTCTCCAGATGGGGCAGATGATTTGGCCTGGTCAGCGGATCAGGTGTGTGTATTTGCACCACATGCTCCTGGAACTTGATGGATTTCCTCTGCACTGCCGGGGATTCATCCTCCGTGAGGGGGATTCCAATGGCTATGTTGGGCGTGGGGGTTCGGGACATGGCCTCCATATCGTTGGCCGCCACCTGGAGTTCCTGGATGAAATGCTTGGCCTGCTGGGAGCAACCTAAGTGCTGATAGAGGCGACATAATCGCTGACCCTGCTCCAGGTAGAGCTGGGAATGTCCACGATTCCCAAAGCGAATGGCATGGGTCAGCATGGCCAGCAGATGATCCAGCAGAAGCTCGAGCAGATTGCTGCGTCGCAGGATCTCCAGACCGTTGTTGAGTTGTGGTTTGGCCGTGTCCTGGCTTTTTCCCTCTGGATGAGAGCGTGTCAATAGGAGTTGGAGATCCAGGGAGTCCAGGGAGGATCGTCTCTGTTCCGCCTCCGAGttctgcagctgctgctgatTGGTGGTGGCCTTCAGGAGCTGTGTCTTCCGACGCAACTTTCCCCGAGATCGCTCCTGGTGCTGGGCCAATCCCAAAAGTCCACCCGCATCGGTGATCTCTTGCCTTTTTGTGGGTTTTCCCTTGTCCACCTGCTGCTCCGGGTGATCCTCTTGGGCGGGAAATCCTTGGCGGGGACGCGAGAATTTGCCCCACCCGTGCAGCTCCAGGTAATCCTGACTGAAGAGATTGTCCAGCAGCCGCTTGTGGTCTAGCTGTGGATAGAAATCGGGAGCATGCTGGAGGTTCCTCAGTGCCTGGACGACATGGACGAGTGGTTGCTCCGCAATGCCAGCCATGATGGTGCGCAACTTCATTAGCGCATCCTCCGGGACGTGCTCGAAAAGATTCCGCCGCTCGATGAAGTAGTCGCTTAGGTGTTTCTTAGCCAGACGGGCGTCGAAGGAGCGGATGAATCGCACCAGGCGCTCGCCCAGGAACTCCTCGGGCCAGTCGTTGCTGTGCTGCTCACACTGCCAAAACAGATGGGCCCTCAGCTGTTCGAGCAGAGCTCCCGGGGATTGGCCAGATTGACTCGAGGATGGGGATTGGCCCTCCACAAAGGTCTTGACCAGCAGCTTCATCAGCTGGAACACCTTTAGTTGCATAGGGGTCAGGCAGTGCCGCTCGAGAAACTGCTCCGCCTGCGGAAAGACAATGCGCCACTCCAGCTCTCTAAAGGGATTCCTCGAGTGCTTCGGAGCATAGCCCACTGGGACGACATGGAATCCAAAGGATCGAATGCGTTTCTTCATCTGCTCCGTGGGCCATTGGAATTCCTCGGCGGTATGGAGATTTGTGAGTCGCGGGCGAGCCCTCAGCCAGAACTCAAAGGCGCAATCTGGCCAGGAATGGGGCACATGGATGGCGGGCACCAGCTCCTCGTGAGTGGTATAAACACTGCAGCCACGATACGAACCGGCGGTCAGTTGAGACTGTCCAATGCCCAGTTGGGTGGCCAGATGGTGGCGGAGCACCTCCCCGAAGTACAGCATAAACTGCTGCGAACTGAGGTAGCActgctgcagttgctccaCATGGCATTGACGAAGGACCTCCACGGTCTCATAGCCAGCCGGTGGATACTTGCGATCCCCAGGACTCCCCTGATCCTCCTCCTTTTCTTCGTCGCTGCTGGAGGAGGAGGCAGAGGATGAGTCCTCGTCGTCGGTCTGTTCCAGCCAAGGAGGCAGGCAGTTGGCCAAACGAAGGATGCAACTCTCCGGCAGCACATTCCTCTGGAACTCAAACCTCCGACCAAGTCGCAGCTCATCCAGCGGCCGCGGTGTATTCAACCTGGCCAGGTACACGTAGTCGTAGTGCCCCGAGCTGTAGCCCGAGGAtgaggagcaggaggaggaggatccAACGTCCCCGTATATGCACTCCTCATCGCTGGCAATGGGCAGGGGTGAGCTGGAACTGCTGCTGCTCGCCGGCGGTATTGGGAACTGCTCGCGCAGCTTGAGGCGCACGTAGCCCTTCCACCTGGTCTGCTCCATCAGCTGGACGAACTGGGA harbors:
- the LOC108005239 gene encoding uncharacterized protein, translating into MGCSWSRSEQVDTSATPNALQAGIPAQRLQRRRRQEEKRMRQLQKLQKRNARKRRRKRGSGSGSGPGGPISLGRGGSIQRRRLSEKTHPDLALQLRLLGGSNGSSATEYMSALYARTLEQQREELQRTVEQKTLHQLDRELHTFLLNQLLLGVQFFGHFEAEMSVVDAQILARRRNCSAEKLAEHSLLQSNAIDAAVARNLLFKPASSKIPSHPLQKPVTYVVFENVDVARPHDANYDTVAALCKVLLETDYYRTTPCSSQFVQLMEQTRWKGYVRLKLREQFPIPPASSSSSSSPLPIASDEECIYGDVGSSSSCSSSSGYSSGHYDYVYLARLNTPRPLDELRLGRRFEFQRNVLPESCILRLANCLPPWLEQTDDEDSSSASSSSSDEEKEEDQGSPGDRKYPPAGYETVEVLRQCHVEQLQQCYLSSQQFMLYFGEVLRHHLATQLGIGQSQLTAGSYRGCSVYTTHEELVPAIHVPHSWPDCAFEFWLRARPRLTNLHTAEEFQWPTEQMKKRIRSFGFHVVPVGYAPKHSRNPFRELEWRIVFPQAEQFLERHCLTPMQLKVFQLMKLLVKTFVEGQSPSSSQSGQSPGALLEQLRAHLFWQCEQHSNDWPEEFLGERLVRFIRSFDARLAKKHLSDYFIERRNLFEHVPEDALMKLRTIMAGIAEQPLVHVVQALRNLQHAPDFYPQLDHKRLLDNLFSQDYLELHGWGKFSRPRQGFPAQEDHPEQQVDKGKPTKRQEITDAGGLLGLAQHQERSRGKLRRKTQLLKATTNQQQLQNSEAEQRRSSLDSLDLQLLLTRSHPEGKSQDTAKPQLNNGLEILRRSNLLELLLDHLLAMLTHAIRFGNRGHSQLYLEQGQRLCRLYQHLGCSQQAKHFIQELQVAANDMEAMSRTPTPNIAIGIPLTEDESPAVQRKSIKFQEHVVQIHTPDPLTRPNHLPHLEKHKLNGILRGHHPEEAEAIEILQEEDIRSTLLKKIRSRIGETKNQGVDFKEDTKVDSKEDSVEPQIEKDTESKSESGETPKEETLLSLNGILQRLNLDTDKLQTLSTKTEQLVQKVAPSEAKREELKEILKRNTQKLKGALN